The Thermoanaerobacterium sp. PSU-2 sequence GATTTCCTTTTATAATCAAGATACCCTTGTAGAATTATCGTGGCTGCCAGTTTATCTATGACTTTTTTTCTCTTGTCCCTTCTCATATCAGCATTTTCCACAAGCATCCTATTAGCCTCGACTGTCGTCAACCTTTCATCCCACAACATTATTGGTAAATCAATTTCTTTTTTTAAATACTCCACAAAATTGATCACTTTCTGCCCTTGAGCACCTATTGTACCATTCATATTTTTAGGAAAACCAACGACAATTTCCTCTACTTTAAACGCATCTATAATCTTCTTTATCTCAAATACATCGTTATCTAAACTTTCTCTTCTTATGGTTTTAATTCCTTGTGCTATAAGCCCTGATGGGTCACTAACAGCAATACCTATGGTTTTATCACCAACGTCTAAACCTATTGTGCGCAATTCTACTCTCTCCATTCACGCATACAATATGCCTCACACTTATAAGACGTGTGAGGCTAAACTCTATTTCTCTAAATAATTTTTAACTAATTCCTCAACTAATTCATCTCTCTCAATCTTTCTTATAAGATTTCGAGCATTTTTATGGCTTGTTATATATGTAGGATCACCTGACAAAATATAACCAACTATCTGATTTATAGGATTATATCCTTTCTCCAACAAAGCATCATATACAGAATTCAGTATGTCTTTTGCTTTACCGTCTTCATTTTCAAAATGAAATCTTACGGTTTCATCATTGCGGTCAGCCATTTTTATCACCTCTATGGGATTTTCATTTAATATATTATACGACTATAATATATTAAACTATGAATAGTAGTCAAGTTAAATTTTTATTTAAGTTTTTCAATG is a genomic window containing:
- the ruvX gene encoding Holliday junction resolvase RuvX, encoding MRTIGLDVGDKTIGIAVSDPSGLIAQGIKTIRRESLDNDVFEIKKIIDAFKVEEIVVGFPKNMNGTIGAQGQKVINFVEYLKKEIDLPIMLWDERLTTVEANRMLVENADMRRDKRKKVIDKLAATIILQGYLDYKRKSI
- a CDS encoding IreB family regulatory phosphoprotein — protein: MADRNDETVRFHFENEDGKAKDILNSVYDALLEKGYNPINQIVGYILSGDPTYITSHKNARNLIRKIERDELVEELVKNYLEK